One genomic segment of Drosophila melanogaster chromosome 3R includes these proteins:
- the cindr gene encoding CIN85 and CD2AP related, isoform J, which produces MENNICAIVEYEYAAKEPDELDLQKGAIIHRIKQMPGGWWQGTLKASGVTGMFPDNFVRVLESGVSSNGNGTTGSGDHIEVGTAVQLRDKSATSNRRCKVIYSYTQVNDDELTLAVGDVIEFLGEVEEGWWRGRLRSKVGVFPSNFVQHIEPSPVLASKRPPTIGATVTTSALTSKAANVANVAATATVPTGGAVPPASTSISTSTTKQATKSRATAAAAASAPAEPAAIVSGSGAAAGGGAAAAVPMLPPKPQREFCRVEFPYAPQNDDELELKVDDIIAVISTELPDKGWWKGEIRGKVGVFPDNFVKMLAPSEATAAPPLPRPRPRTRPGMGGTGAGSGSGIIDGVRTPRRTQRGGSFEFLGARMASFITTIFAPINEPPSATQITQNQRKVSNTASTTSHMTTTNSSNSSTTSVTTQQQKEQIGGSSSTTSKVYIKKTGSSSNSTTSSTTTASSSAGRKESFGSRDSLNDILSETGLPTGNVAAQRKSLENKNLDLTKPPGVGASVSIGQQRSSTSSATTSSATTVATGLTSSSVSKSMENMLDEKVKSPPPPVLSKKPSVPLKKTPTGGVPMTGNLLGGKKKNTEGKLTTAVSHDLADGLAASKMLSGANQLPESGAAGNVVIRRAATIAVEDTDFDRVERASILTDMRQGRVKAPKRRPPSAAINVLGESNNNSVYVNGSGMSGSGGAGSASELSEDGGAGGKTSDDNSTGEEPQLAKPKPREWEKKKAPWMEELKASQVTRKKTSPSVEPRGASVAERTSKLFAAEQAVSSNSSSITTKVQSSAVTSSMFVENSTTSSSVITSSSHTTTNDAIMSRSLSAAKVQTASSDEETRATRPNSLAIRNQRSVSPLVKSSNASSSQSQEEKPTSQLNNHQDASSSRVAQLEQRVDKLEGLVLNQQRTIEELVNALKSEAERVKILRSELDKYAQCVTQV; this is translated from the exons ATGGAAAACAACA TCTGTGCAATAGTCGAATATGAGTACGCGGCCAAGGAGCCGGACGAGCTGGATCTCCAGAAAGGTGCCATTATCCATCGGATCAAGCAGATGCCCGGCGGCTGGTGGCAGGGCACCCTGAAGGCCTCCGGCGTAACGGGGATGTTTCCGGATAACTTTGTGCGCGTGCTGGAGTCCGGAGTCAGTAGCAATGGCAACGGAACCACTGGCAGTGGCGACCACATCGAGGTGGGCACCGCTGTGCAGCTGAG GGACAAATCCGCGACATCGAATCGCCGCTGCAAAGTCATCTATAGCTACACACAAGTCAACGACGACGAACTGACGTTGGCCGTGGGTGATGTCATTGAATTCCTAGGGGAG GTCGAGGAAGGCTGGTGGCGCGGTCGTCTGCGCAGCAAAGTCGGCGTCTTCCCATCGAACTTTGTGCAACATATCGAGCCGTCTCCCGTTTTGGCCTCCAAACGGCCACCGACAATTGGCGCCACCGTGACCACATCGGCGCTGACGTCCAAGGCGGCCAATGTGGCCAATGTGGCAGCCACAGCCACAGTACCAACCGGCGGAGCAGTGCCTCCTGCGTCCACCAGCATCTCCACCTCCACAACTAAGCAGGCAACGAAGAGCAgggcaactgcagcagcagcagcatctgctCCAGCGGAGCCGGCGGCCATAGTTTCGGGATCGGGAGCAGCAGCTGGTGgaggagcagcggcagcagtgCCCATGTTGCCACCCAAGCCGCAGCGGGAGTTCTGCCGGGTGGAGTTCCCCTACGCCCCGCAGAACGACGATGAACTGGAGCTGAAGGTGGACGACATAATCGCAGTTATCAGCACGGAACTGCCCGATAAGGGCTGGTGGAAAGGAGAAATCCGCGGCAAAGTGGGCGTCTTTCCCGACAATTTTGTCAAAATGCTGGCACCTTCGGAAG caacagcagctccACCGTTgccacggccacgcccacgcacCCGGCCTGGAATGGGCGGAACGGGAGCCGGATCCGGGTCCGGAATTATAGATGGGGTCCGTACTCCACGGCGGACGCAGCGAGGCGGCTCTTTCGAGTTCTTGGGCGCGCGTATGGCCAGCTTTATCACCACGATTT TTGCACCGATCAACGAGCCACCGAGTGCCACACAGATTACGCAGAATCAGAGGAAGGTCAGCAACACCGCCAGCACCACCAGCCACATGACCACAACGAACTCAAGCAATTCCAGCACCACCTCGGTGACCacgcagcagcagaaggagcagATCGGAGGCAGTTCCTCCACCACATCGAAGGTGTACATCAAGAAGACCGGGAGCAGTAGCAATAGCActaccagcagcaccaccacagCTTCCTCTTCGGCGGGTCGCAAGGAGAGCTTTGGTTCCCGTGACTCCCTGAACGATATCCTTAGTGAAACGGGTCTGCCCACCGGCAATGTGGCTGCCCAAAGGAAATCCCTGGAGAACAAGAACCTGGACCTGACTAAGCCACCTGGAGTGGGAGCATCAGTGTCCATTGGACAGCAGCGGAGCAGCACCTCTAGTGCCACCACCTCCTCAGCCACTACAGTAGCCACTGGACTAACCTCATCATCAGTGAGCAAGTCCATGGAGAACATGCTGGACGAGAAGGTCAAgtcgccaccaccgccggtGCTCAGCAAGAAGCCCAGTGTGCCGCTCAAGAAAACTCCCACCGGCGGAGTTCCTATGACTG GTAACCTTTTGGGCGGCAAGAAAAAGAATACCGAGGGAAAGCTCACCACTGCCGTGTCCCATGATTTGGCGGATGGTCTTGCGGCCAGCAAGATGCTTTCAGGTGCTAATCAACTACCTGAATCTGGAGCAGCTGGCAATGTGGTGATCCGGAGAGCTGCCACGATTGCAGTGGAGGATACAGATTTCGATCGCGTGGAGAGGGCTTCCATACTCACGGATATGCGGCAAGGAAGGGTCAAGGCGCCAAAGAGACGTCCACCATCGGCGGCTATCAATGTGCTGGGCGAAAGTAATAACAATTCCGTATATGTAAATGGCAGTGGAATGTCCGGATCTGGTGGAGCAGGAAGTGCCAGTGAGTTGAGTGAAGATGGCGGTGCTGGAGGGAAGACTTCTGATGACAATTCCACCGGCGAGGAACCACAGTTGGCCAAACCCAAGCCACGTGAGTGGGAGAAGAAGAAGGCGCCTTGGATGGAGGAGCTGAAGGCCTCGCAGGTCACCAGGAAAAAGACCTCACCCAGTGTGGAGCCACGAGGAGCTTCGGTGGCCGAAAGGACATCCAAACTCTTTGCGGCCGAGCAAGCTGTcagcagcaatagcagcaGTATCACAACGAAAGTCCAATCTTCAGCGGTGACCTCCTCCATGTTTGTGGAGAACTCAACGACCAGCAGCTCGGTGATCACCAGTAGCTCccacaccaccaccaacgATGCCATCATGTCGCGCAGCTTGTCGGCTGCCAAAGTCCAAACCGCCAGCAGCGACGAGGAGACGAGAGCCACAAGGCCAAACAGTCTAGCTATACGAAATCAACGAAGTGTTTCGCCTCTGGTAAAGAGCTCCAATGCCAGCAGCTCGCAGTCCCAGGAGGAGAAGCCCACCAGCCAGCTGAACAACCACCAGGATGCCAGTTCCTCAAGGGTGGCCCAATTGGAGCAACGGGTGGATAAGCTGGAGGGGCTGGTGCTAAACCAACAGCGAACCATTGAGGAGCTGGTAAATGCCCTGAAATCGGAAGCTGAACGCGTCAAGATTTTGAGGAGCGAACTGGACAAATACGCGCAGTGCGTGACGCAAGTTTGA
- the cindr gene encoding CIN85 and CD2AP related, isoform C, protein MENNICAIVEYEYAAKEPDELDLQKGAIIHRIKQMPGGWWQGTLKASGVTGMFPDNFVRVLESGVSSNGNGTTGSGDHIEVGTAVQLRDKSATSNRRCKVIYSYTQVNDDELTLAVGDVIEFLGEVEEGWWRGRLRSKVGVFPSNFVQHIEPSPVLASKRPPTIGATVTTSALTSKAANVANVAATATVPTGGAVPPASTSISTSTTKQATKSRATAAAAASAPAEPAAIVSGSGAAAGGGAAAAVPMLPPKPQREFCRVEFPYAPQNDDELELKVDDIIAVISTELPDKGWWKGEIRGKVGVFPDNFVKMLAPSEVAPINEPPSATQITQNQRKVSNTASTTSHMTTTNSSNSSTTSVTTQQQKEQIGGSSSTTSKVYIKKTGSSSNSTTSSTTTASSSAGRKESFGSRDSLNDILSETGLPTGNVAAQRKSLENKNLDLTKPPGVGASVSIGQQRSSTSSATTSSATTVATGLTSSSVSKSMENMLDEKVKSPPPPVLSKKPSVPLKKTPTGGVPMTGNLLGGKKKNTEGKLTTAVSHDLADGLAASKMLSGANQLPESGAAGNVVIRRAATIAVEDTDFDRVERASILTDMRQGRVKAPKRRPPSAAINVLGESNNNSVYVNGSGMSGSGGAGSASELSEDGGAGGKTSDDNSTGEEPQLAKPKPREWEKKKAPWMEELKASQVTRKKTSPSVEPRGASVAERTSKLFAAEQAVSSNSSSITTKVQSSAVTSSMFVENSTTSSSVITSSSHTTTNDAIMSRSLSAAKVQTASSDEETRATRPNSLAIRNQRSVSPLVKSSNASSSQSQEEKPTSQLNNHQDASSSRVAQLEQRVDKLEGLVLNQQRTIEELVNALKSEAERVKILRSELDKYAQCVTQV, encoded by the exons ATGGAAAACAACA TCTGTGCAATAGTCGAATATGAGTACGCGGCCAAGGAGCCGGACGAGCTGGATCTCCAGAAAGGTGCCATTATCCATCGGATCAAGCAGATGCCCGGCGGCTGGTGGCAGGGCACCCTGAAGGCCTCCGGCGTAACGGGGATGTTTCCGGATAACTTTGTGCGCGTGCTGGAGTCCGGAGTCAGTAGCAATGGCAACGGAACCACTGGCAGTGGCGACCACATCGAGGTGGGCACCGCTGTGCAGCTGAG GGACAAATCCGCGACATCGAATCGCCGCTGCAAAGTCATCTATAGCTACACACAAGTCAACGACGACGAACTGACGTTGGCCGTGGGTGATGTCATTGAATTCCTAGGGGAG GTCGAGGAAGGCTGGTGGCGCGGTCGTCTGCGCAGCAAAGTCGGCGTCTTCCCATCGAACTTTGTGCAACATATCGAGCCGTCTCCCGTTTTGGCCTCCAAACGGCCACCGACAATTGGCGCCACCGTGACCACATCGGCGCTGACGTCCAAGGCGGCCAATGTGGCCAATGTGGCAGCCACAGCCACAGTACCAACCGGCGGAGCAGTGCCTCCTGCGTCCACCAGCATCTCCACCTCCACAACTAAGCAGGCAACGAAGAGCAgggcaactgcagcagcagcagcatctgctCCAGCGGAGCCGGCGGCCATAGTTTCGGGATCGGGAGCAGCAGCTGGTGgaggagcagcggcagcagtgCCCATGTTGCCACCCAAGCCGCAGCGGGAGTTCTGCCGGGTGGAGTTCCCCTACGCCCCGCAGAACGACGATGAACTGGAGCTGAAGGTGGACGACATAATCGCAGTTATCAGCACGGAACTGCCCGATAAGGGCTGGTGGAAAGGAGAAATCCGCGGCAAAGTGGGCGTCTTTCCCGACAATTTTGTCAAAATGCTGGCACCTTCGGAAG TTGCACCGATCAACGAGCCACCGAGTGCCACACAGATTACGCAGAATCAGAGGAAGGTCAGCAACACCGCCAGCACCACCAGCCACATGACCACAACGAACTCAAGCAATTCCAGCACCACCTCGGTGACCacgcagcagcagaaggagcagATCGGAGGCAGTTCCTCCACCACATCGAAGGTGTACATCAAGAAGACCGGGAGCAGTAGCAATAGCActaccagcagcaccaccacagCTTCCTCTTCGGCGGGTCGCAAGGAGAGCTTTGGTTCCCGTGACTCCCTGAACGATATCCTTAGTGAAACGGGTCTGCCCACCGGCAATGTGGCTGCCCAAAGGAAATCCCTGGAGAACAAGAACCTGGACCTGACTAAGCCACCTGGAGTGGGAGCATCAGTGTCCATTGGACAGCAGCGGAGCAGCACCTCTAGTGCCACCACCTCCTCAGCCACTACAGTAGCCACTGGACTAACCTCATCATCAGTGAGCAAGTCCATGGAGAACATGCTGGACGAGAAGGTCAAgtcgccaccaccgccggtGCTCAGCAAGAAGCCCAGTGTGCCGCTCAAGAAAACTCCCACCGGCGGAGTTCCTATGACTG GTAACCTTTTGGGCGGCAAGAAAAAGAATACCGAGGGAAAGCTCACCACTGCCGTGTCCCATGATTTGGCGGATGGTCTTGCGGCCAGCAAGATGCTTTCAGGTGCTAATCAACTACCTGAATCTGGAGCAGCTGGCAATGTGGTGATCCGGAGAGCTGCCACGATTGCAGTGGAGGATACAGATTTCGATCGCGTGGAGAGGGCTTCCATACTCACGGATATGCGGCAAGGAAGGGTCAAGGCGCCAAAGAGACGTCCACCATCGGCGGCTATCAATGTGCTGGGCGAAAGTAATAACAATTCCGTATATGTAAATGGCAGTGGAATGTCCGGATCTGGTGGAGCAGGAAGTGCCAGTGAGTTGAGTGAAGATGGCGGTGCTGGAGGGAAGACTTCTGATGACAATTCCACCGGCGAGGAACCACAGTTGGCCAAACCCAAGCCACGTGAGTGGGAGAAGAAGAAGGCGCCTTGGATGGAGGAGCTGAAGGCCTCGCAGGTCACCAGGAAAAAGACCTCACCCAGTGTGGAGCCACGAGGAGCTTCGGTGGCCGAAAGGACATCCAAACTCTTTGCGGCCGAGCAAGCTGTcagcagcaatagcagcaGTATCACAACGAAAGTCCAATCTTCAGCGGTGACCTCCTCCATGTTTGTGGAGAACTCAACGACCAGCAGCTCGGTGATCACCAGTAGCTCccacaccaccaccaacgATGCCATCATGTCGCGCAGCTTGTCGGCTGCCAAAGTCCAAACCGCCAGCAGCGACGAGGAGACGAGAGCCACAAGGCCAAACAGTCTAGCTATACGAAATCAACGAAGTGTTTCGCCTCTGGTAAAGAGCTCCAATGCCAGCAGCTCGCAGTCCCAGGAGGAGAAGCCCACCAGCCAGCTGAACAACCACCAGGATGCCAGTTCCTCAAGGGTGGCCCAATTGGAGCAACGGGTGGATAAGCTGGAGGGGCTGGTGCTAAACCAACAGCGAACCATTGAGGAGCTGGTAAATGCCCTGAAATCGGAAGCTGAACGCGTCAAGATTTTGAGGAGCGAACTGGACAAATACGCGCAGTGCGTGACGCAAGTTTGA
- the cindr gene encoding CIN85 and CD2AP related, isoform E, translated as MPGGWWQGTLKASGVTGMFPDNFVRVLESGVSSNGNGTTGSGDHIEVGTAVQLRDKSATSNRRCKVIYSYTQVNDDELTLAVGDVIEFLGEVEEGWWRGRLRSKVGVFPSNFVQHIEPSPVLASKRPPTIGATVTTSALTSKAANVANVAATATVPTGGAVPPASTSISTSTTKQATKSRATAAAAASAPAEPAAIVSGSGAAAGGGAAAAVPMLPPKPQREFCRVEFPYAPQNDDELELKVDDIIAVISTELPDKGWWKGEIRGKVGVFPDNFVKMLAPSEVAPINEPPSATQITQNQRKVSNTASTTSHMTTTNSSNSSTTSVTTQQQKEQIGGSSSTTSKVYIKKTGSSSNSTTSSTTTASSSAGRKESFGSRDSLNDILSETGLPTGNVAAQRKSLENKNLDLTKPPGVGASVSIGQQRSSTSSATTSSATTVATGLTSSSVSKSMENMLDEKVKSPPPPVLSKKPSVPLKKTPTGGVPMTGNLLGGKKKNTEGKLTTAVSHDLADGLAASKMLSGANQLPESGAAGNVVIRRAATIAVEDTDFDRVERASILTDMRQGRVKAPKRRPPSAAINVLGESNNNSVYVNGSGMSGSGGAGSASELSEDGGAGGKTSDDNSTGEEPQLAKPKPREWEKKKAPWMEELKASQVTRKKTSPSVEPRGASVAERTSKLFAAEQAVSSNSSSITTKVQSSAVTSSMFVENSTTSSSVITSSSHTTTNDAIMSRSLSAAKVQTASSDEETRATRPNSLAIRNQRSVSPLVKSSNASSSQSQEEKPTSQLNNHQDASSSRVAQLEQRVDKLEGLVLNQQRTIEELVNALKSEAERVKILRSELDKYAQCVTQV; from the exons ATGCCCGGCGGCTGGTGGCAGGGCACCCTGAAGGCCTCCGGCGTAACGGGGATGTTTCCGGATAACTTTGTGCGCGTGCTGGAGTCCGGAGTCAGTAGCAATGGCAACGGAACCACTGGCAGTGGCGACCACATCGAGGTGGGCACCGCTGTGCAGCTGAG GGACAAATCCGCGACATCGAATCGCCGCTGCAAAGTCATCTATAGCTACACACAAGTCAACGACGACGAACTGACGTTGGCCGTGGGTGATGTCATTGAATTCCTAGGGGAG GTCGAGGAAGGCTGGTGGCGCGGTCGTCTGCGCAGCAAAGTCGGCGTCTTCCCATCGAACTTTGTGCAACATATCGAGCCGTCTCCCGTTTTGGCCTCCAAACGGCCACCGACAATTGGCGCCACCGTGACCACATCGGCGCTGACGTCCAAGGCGGCCAATGTGGCCAATGTGGCAGCCACAGCCACAGTACCAACCGGCGGAGCAGTGCCTCCTGCGTCCACCAGCATCTCCACCTCCACAACTAAGCAGGCAACGAAGAGCAgggcaactgcagcagcagcagcatctgctCCAGCGGAGCCGGCGGCCATAGTTTCGGGATCGGGAGCAGCAGCTGGTGgaggagcagcggcagcagtgCCCATGTTGCCACCCAAGCCGCAGCGGGAGTTCTGCCGGGTGGAGTTCCCCTACGCCCCGCAGAACGACGATGAACTGGAGCTGAAGGTGGACGACATAATCGCAGTTATCAGCACGGAACTGCCCGATAAGGGCTGGTGGAAAGGAGAAATCCGCGGCAAAGTGGGCGTCTTTCCCGACAATTTTGTCAAAATGCTGGCACCTTCGGAAG TTGCACCGATCAACGAGCCACCGAGTGCCACACAGATTACGCAGAATCAGAGGAAGGTCAGCAACACCGCCAGCACCACCAGCCACATGACCACAACGAACTCAAGCAATTCCAGCACCACCTCGGTGACCacgcagcagcagaaggagcagATCGGAGGCAGTTCCTCCACCACATCGAAGGTGTACATCAAGAAGACCGGGAGCAGTAGCAATAGCActaccagcagcaccaccacagCTTCCTCTTCGGCGGGTCGCAAGGAGAGCTTTGGTTCCCGTGACTCCCTGAACGATATCCTTAGTGAAACGGGTCTGCCCACCGGCAATGTGGCTGCCCAAAGGAAATCCCTGGAGAACAAGAACCTGGACCTGACTAAGCCACCTGGAGTGGGAGCATCAGTGTCCATTGGACAGCAGCGGAGCAGCACCTCTAGTGCCACCACCTCCTCAGCCACTACAGTAGCCACTGGACTAACCTCATCATCAGTGAGCAAGTCCATGGAGAACATGCTGGACGAGAAGGTCAAgtcgccaccaccgccggtGCTCAGCAAGAAGCCCAGTGTGCCGCTCAAGAAAACTCCCACCGGCGGAGTTCCTATGACTG GTAACCTTTTGGGCGGCAAGAAAAAGAATACCGAGGGAAAGCTCACCACTGCCGTGTCCCATGATTTGGCGGATGGTCTTGCGGCCAGCAAGATGCTTTCAGGTGCTAATCAACTACCTGAATCTGGAGCAGCTGGCAATGTGGTGATCCGGAGAGCTGCCACGATTGCAGTGGAGGATACAGATTTCGATCGCGTGGAGAGGGCTTCCATACTCACGGATATGCGGCAAGGAAGGGTCAAGGCGCCAAAGAGACGTCCACCATCGGCGGCTATCAATGTGCTGGGCGAAAGTAATAACAATTCCGTATATGTAAATGGCAGTGGAATGTCCGGATCTGGTGGAGCAGGAAGTGCCAGTGAGTTGAGTGAAGATGGCGGTGCTGGAGGGAAGACTTCTGATGACAATTCCACCGGCGAGGAACCACAGTTGGCCAAACCCAAGCCACGTGAGTGGGAGAAGAAGAAGGCGCCTTGGATGGAGGAGCTGAAGGCCTCGCAGGTCACCAGGAAAAAGACCTCACCCAGTGTGGAGCCACGAGGAGCTTCGGTGGCCGAAAGGACATCCAAACTCTTTGCGGCCGAGCAAGCTGTcagcagcaatagcagcaGTATCACAACGAAAGTCCAATCTTCAGCGGTGACCTCCTCCATGTTTGTGGAGAACTCAACGACCAGCAGCTCGGTGATCACCAGTAGCTCccacaccaccaccaacgATGCCATCATGTCGCGCAGCTTGTCGGCTGCCAAAGTCCAAACCGCCAGCAGCGACGAGGAGACGAGAGCCACAAGGCCAAACAGTCTAGCTATACGAAATCAACGAAGTGTTTCGCCTCTGGTAAAGAGCTCCAATGCCAGCAGCTCGCAGTCCCAGGAGGAGAAGCCCACCAGCCAGCTGAACAACCACCAGGATGCCAGTTCCTCAAGGGTGGCCCAATTGGAGCAACGGGTGGATAAGCTGGAGGGGCTGGTGCTAAACCAACAGCGAACCATTGAGGAGCTGGTAAATGCCCTGAAATCGGAAGCTGAACGCGTCAAGATTTTGAGGAGCGAACTGGACAAATACGCGCAGTGCGTGACGCAAGTTTGA
- the cindr gene encoding CIN85 and CD2AP related, isoform G yields MLPPKPQREFCRVEFPYAPQNDDELELKVDDIIAVISTELPDKGWWKGEIRGKVGVFPDNFVKMLAPSEATAAPPLPRPRPRTRPGMGGTGAGSGSGIIDGVRTPRRTQRGGSFEFLGARMASFITTIFAPINEPPSATQITQNQRKVSNTASTTSHMTTTNSSNSSTTSVTTQQQKEQIGGSSSTTSKVYIKKTGSSSNSTTSSTTTASSSAGRKESFGSRDSLNDILSETGLPTGNVAAQRKSLENKNLDLTKPPGVGASVSIGQQRSSTSSATTSSATTVATGLTSSSVSKSMENMLDEKVKSPPPPVLSKKPSVPLKKTPTGGVPMTGNLLGGKKKNTEGKLTTAVSHDLADGLAASKMLSGANQLPESGAAGNVVIRRAATIAVEDTDFDRVERASILTDMRQGRVKAPKRRPPSAAINVLGESNNNSVYVNGSGMSGSGGAGSASELSEDGGAGGKTSDDNSTGEEPQLAKPKPREWEKKKAPWMEELKASQVTRKKTSPSVEPRGASVAERTSKLFAAEQAVSSNSSSITTKVQSSAVTSSMFVENSTTSSSVITSSSHTTTNDAIMSRSLSAAKVQTASSDEETRATRPNSLAIRNQRSVSPLVKSSNASSSQSQEEKPTSQLNNHQDASSSRVAQLEQRVDKLEGLVLNQQRTIEELVNALKSEAERVKILRSELDKYAQCVTQV; encoded by the exons ATGTTGCCACCCAAGCCGCAGCGGGAGTTCTGCCGGGTGGAGTTCCCCTACGCCCCGCAGAACGACGATGAACTGGAGCTGAAGGTGGACGACATAATCGCAGTTATCAGCACGGAACTGCCCGATAAGGGCTGGTGGAAAGGAGAAATCCGCGGCAAAGTGGGCGTCTTTCCCGACAATTTTGTCAAAATGCTGGCACCTTCGGAAG caacagcagctccACCGTTgccacggccacgcccacgcacCCGGCCTGGAATGGGCGGAACGGGAGCCGGATCCGGGTCCGGAATTATAGATGGGGTCCGTACTCCACGGCGGACGCAGCGAGGCGGCTCTTTCGAGTTCTTGGGCGCGCGTATGGCCAGCTTTATCACCACGATTT TTGCACCGATCAACGAGCCACCGAGTGCCACACAGATTACGCAGAATCAGAGGAAGGTCAGCAACACCGCCAGCACCACCAGCCACATGACCACAACGAACTCAAGCAATTCCAGCACCACCTCGGTGACCacgcagcagcagaaggagcagATCGGAGGCAGTTCCTCCACCACATCGAAGGTGTACATCAAGAAGACCGGGAGCAGTAGCAATAGCActaccagcagcaccaccacagCTTCCTCTTCGGCGGGTCGCAAGGAGAGCTTTGGTTCCCGTGACTCCCTGAACGATATCCTTAGTGAAACGGGTCTGCCCACCGGCAATGTGGCTGCCCAAAGGAAATCCCTGGAGAACAAGAACCTGGACCTGACTAAGCCACCTGGAGTGGGAGCATCAGTGTCCATTGGACAGCAGCGGAGCAGCACCTCTAGTGCCACCACCTCCTCAGCCACTACAGTAGCCACTGGACTAACCTCATCATCAGTGAGCAAGTCCATGGAGAACATGCTGGACGAGAAGGTCAAgtcgccaccaccgccggtGCTCAGCAAGAAGCCCAGTGTGCCGCTCAAGAAAACTCCCACCGGCGGAGTTCCTATGACTG GTAACCTTTTGGGCGGCAAGAAAAAGAATACCGAGGGAAAGCTCACCACTGCCGTGTCCCATGATTTGGCGGATGGTCTTGCGGCCAGCAAGATGCTTTCAGGTGCTAATCAACTACCTGAATCTGGAGCAGCTGGCAATGTGGTGATCCGGAGAGCTGCCACGATTGCAGTGGAGGATACAGATTTCGATCGCGTGGAGAGGGCTTCCATACTCACGGATATGCGGCAAGGAAGGGTCAAGGCGCCAAAGAGACGTCCACCATCGGCGGCTATCAATGTGCTGGGCGAAAGTAATAACAATTCCGTATATGTAAATGGCAGTGGAATGTCCGGATCTGGTGGAGCAGGAAGTGCCAGTGAGTTGAGTGAAGATGGCGGTGCTGGAGGGAAGACTTCTGATGACAATTCCACCGGCGAGGAACCACAGTTGGCCAAACCCAAGCCACGTGAGTGGGAGAAGAAGAAGGCGCCTTGGATGGAGGAGCTGAAGGCCTCGCAGGTCACCAGGAAAAAGACCTCACCCAGTGTGGAGCCACGAGGAGCTTCGGTGGCCGAAAGGACATCCAAACTCTTTGCGGCCGAGCAAGCTGTcagcagcaatagcagcaGTATCACAACGAAAGTCCAATCTTCAGCGGTGACCTCCTCCATGTTTGTGGAGAACTCAACGACCAGCAGCTCGGTGATCACCAGTAGCTCccacaccaccaccaacgATGCCATCATGTCGCGCAGCTTGTCGGCTGCCAAAGTCCAAACCGCCAGCAGCGACGAGGAGACGAGAGCCACAAGGCCAAACAGTCTAGCTATACGAAATCAACGAAGTGTTTCGCCTCTGGTAAAGAGCTCCAATGCCAGCAGCTCGCAGTCCCAGGAGGAGAAGCCCACCAGCCAGCTGAACAACCACCAGGATGCCAGTTCCTCAAGGGTGGCCCAATTGGAGCAACGGGTGGATAAGCTGGAGGGGCTGGTGCTAAACCAACAGCGAACCATTGAGGAGCTGGTAAATGCCCTGAAATCGGAAGCTGAACGCGTCAAGATTTTGAGGAGCGAACTGGACAAATACGCGCAGTGCGTGACGCAAGTTTGA